A window of Sediminitomix flava genomic DNA:
TTAAAGTATTAATTATGGGTAAAGTCAATTTTTTTTGGTTTTATTCTATAAAAAGCCAATAAAATGAAATAAAGTATGGGTTAAGCTGAGAAAGAGAGGTATTGTAGAAAAAATGACTTTTGCATTATTAGAAGGTTAGATTGTACTGCTTCTTAAAGTGCAAATTAAAACAATATACTTATATGAAGATATGTTTTCATTAAAGTTATTTTAGCCGCTTTTGCCTTAAAAAAAGAATACAAATTACCCTAGAAGTAATAAAATCTTCTAGGGTAGTTCATTTATGCTGAAATTGCTTTGATGTAGCCTTGCCCGTCATGTAGGAAATCTTTACAAATTTCTAACTGACTTTCAGTTCTAGAGAACACTTTCGCACTATACTTACAACCAAACCAAGCTTCTTCTTTAACCCAATTCGCTCCATTTAGAGGAAGTAGTTTATTATTAAGTACTTCTTCAGATGATGGGCGACTTACATAAAAATAGGGCTCACTTTCAAATTTATCACCAGGAGAGAAGCCGATAGATAGATTTGATTCACTGTTTTTGTGAATAGGAAAGCTGGTTTCCAAGTTTAGGTAGAGTGGCGAAATTAGAAGTTCTGTAGTATGATCTCTTTTGTTTTTGAAGTGATTTAATAACTCAAAAGCATTTGAGTAATATTTAGTTAGTTCTAAACCTGAATCCTTACTTTCAATTTCATAGACTAGATCAGGGTCAATATTGAAAGATTCATCATTGAATGGCAGATCTTCTGAAAGGTTGCGATTGTCTATCCCAACGAGATTAATTTCAGATTTAATCCATTCATAAGCTTCTCTTTGGGAAACTCCGTCTAGACTTAGGCTATTTTCAATAGACTGATTGTCTCTGATGAGTAAAAGTGTTAAGTCTTCTGGAACAACAGCAAGTTTGAATGAATGCCCAGAACTGTCACATTTATGAGTAGATACAGCATTAAATTCAGGTAGCCATGTTAACATTATTGAATTTGGATCACAGTCTGTAATCCCTTTTTCAACGATTGCAATCAATCTCACAACACTATGAAATTGTTTTTTGTAGGTATCCAGTTTTTCAAAATCAACGTTACCTATATTATTCCATTGAATTTTCATATATAAATATAGAAGTGAGTTATAATCAGTATTCATATATCATAATGAAAAAAATAAAGTAATCAGTTCCTTAAATTTTTGTTGTTGAGTAGAAGGATTGGCTATTCTGCTTTTCCTACCCTATTTTTGTGTTTTATTGAAGAAGAAAAAATTTGTGAGGTGAAATACGCTGTAGTAGATTTAGAAACGACAGGAGGTAATACAAGTGAAGGTAAAATCACTGAAATTGCAATATATATTCATGATGGAGAAAAGATCATTGATGAGTTTAATAGTCTCATAAACCCTGAAAAGGATATACCTCCTTTCATTACATCACTTACAGGTATAAGTAATAAAATGGTGGCCGATGCTCCTAAGTTTTATGAGGTAGCCAAAGAAATTGTAGAAAAAACTAAAGATTGTCTGATTGTAGCTCACAACAGTGACTTTGATTATAATTTCTTGAAGCATGAATTTAAAAGTTTGGGCTATACGTATAGGAGAGATTCACTTTGCACAGTAGAATTGTCTAGAATATTGATTCCAGGTAAAGAGTCATATAGTTTAGGGAAGCTTTGTAAGGATTTAGGTATTGAAATAAATGGTAGACACAGAGCTGCTGGAGATGCTAGAGCAACTGTGAATTTACTTGAAATGATGTTAGATCATCCAGATTGGATGGATGTTTCAAATGAAAATCTTACGTTTGATACATATCATAAAAGTATTCATAAACAACTGCCTAAAGAAATTATTGATGATTTACCAGAGGAAACTGGAGTATATTATTTCTTCAATAAGAAAAATGAATTAATCTATATTGGTAAGAGTAAGAATATTCGTAAAAGAATAATGCAACACCTGTCTGATAGGACGACTAATCGAGCGATTAAAAAAGCTAGAGAAGTATCAAATATAAGTTTTGAGCTTACAGGTAGTGAGCTAGTTGCGCTGCTTTATGAATCTGCCGAGATAAAAAAACATAAACCTATATATAATGTAGCTCAAAGAAGAACTAAAATGTTCTTTGGCATTTTCCAAGATATGGATGAGCATGGCTACGTGACATTTTATATAGAAGCACTTAATGAAAATAGTGCAGACCCTGTCACTACGACATTCTCTAAGAAAGAAGCTGAGCGTATTTTAGAAAGAATGATGGAAAGGTATAAGCTTTGCCAAAAGCTTTGTGGGTTCCAAAAAACTGATTCGGCCTGTTTTTCATATCACCTCAAAAATTGTAATGGAGCTTGTATTCAGAATGAACCTGTTGAGGTCTATAACAAAAGAGCTGAGAAAGCAATGCGTTACTTCAGTTATGGTATAGATAATATGCTTCTTCTAGATAAAGGTAGAAGTGATGGAGAGTTAGCTGTAATTCAAATTGAGAAAGGGGTATATAAAGGATTTGGGTTTGCAGACACATCTTTCAGGTCAAGTGTGGAAGAGTTGATTTCTCAAGTAAAACCTTTTCAAGATAATAAGGATGTAAACAAGATTATAAGGGGATTTTTAAGAAAGAAAAAGAATAACCTAGAAAGAGTACGATACTAAATTTGAATTAGGATTATTCCTTTATTAAAATGGATTCTATACTAAAATGAATGCTCTTTTATAATACTTGTAAATTGTTTTTGTAATTTTGCCACTAGGAATTTTTATATTCCTAGTGGCTATTTTTTTATTTTTCGACTGAATAACTGTCGATTTTTTAAATAAAAGAATAAAATAAAACCAATTATACTTTTTATATAAACTAAAAGATATGATAAGATCTTTATCTCTGATACTGATACTTTTGAGTATGAGCATTCTTAGCTACGCGCAAGAAGTGTTTCACTCGAAAGAAGGCTTAGTTACAACCAAAGTGCAACAAATGCAAGCTATTCAAGACGAAGAGGGGCAGGTTAGTGAGGTTTTTTATACGGCAAAGTCTGGTAATTTACTGACAATTGTTCGCCTAAGTAATGAAGGTGAAGAAATCAAAGAGTTTAGTGTAGACCTTTCAAAAGGAGTAGATTTCACACAAACTAGAGCCAATTTTAATGCAGATTACCAATTAGATCAAATTGTTTTTAATGGTGAGGCATTTGCGCTAATGGTTTCTACTAACCAAACTAAAGTTTTACTTTCTTATGATTTAGAAGGGGAACTTTTAGGAGTTAAACCTATTAGGTTGGATTACAAAAGAAATTCTACATCTAAACTAGTTGAAGGCTGGAATCATGTTAAACTAGTTGCTTCAAGTTATGATCAGTCATTTGTAGCTGTTTTTGAAAATACTGTTGACCACAGGACTTTTGAAGTAGTCAAAATTGGTAATGATTTAGAGCCAAAGTGGGAAAATCCATTCAAAGTAGAAATTGAAAATGGCTTCAAGTATAATGAAGCTTTATCAGTGGAGGTTTTCTACGACCGTATCTTTTTTATCAACTTCTCAAAAAAGACAGTTAATTCAAGAGTTGCTGATCCTAAGCTATATAGTTTAGACAGTGAATCGGGTGAGGTGCTATTTAAGTTTCCTCTTGTGAACGAAAATACAACGTTATTCCCAAGTAAAATTCATATAGATACAGAAGAGAACATTGTTCTGTCG
This region includes:
- a CDS encoding exonuclease domain-containing protein, producing the protein MSRRIGYSAFPTLFLCFIEEEKICEVKYAVVDLETTGGNTSEGKITEIAIYIHDGEKIIDEFNSLINPEKDIPPFITSLTGISNKMVADAPKFYEVAKEIVEKTKDCLIVAHNSDFDYNFLKHEFKSLGYTYRRDSLCTVELSRILIPGKESYSLGKLCKDLGIEINGRHRAAGDARATVNLLEMMLDHPDWMDVSNENLTFDTYHKSIHKQLPKEIIDDLPEETGVYYFFNKKNELIYIGKSKNIRKRIMQHLSDRTTNRAIKKAREVSNISFELTGSELVALLYESAEIKKHKPIYNVAQRRTKMFFGIFQDMDEHGYVTFYIEALNENSADPVTTTFSKKEAERILERMMERYKLCQKLCGFQKTDSACFSYHLKNCNGACIQNEPVEVYNKRAEKAMRYFSYGIDNMLLLDKGRSDGELAVIQIEKGVYKGFGFADTSFRSSVEELISQVKPFQDNKDVNKIIRGFLRKKKNNLERVRY